A genomic region of Paroedura picta isolate Pp20150507F chromosome 4, Ppicta_v3.0, whole genome shotgun sequence contains the following coding sequences:
- the GPR52 gene encoding G-protein coupled receptor 52, with translation MQAMNQSMWVEWKTLNTSNGIVNVSDHHSCPFGFGHNSTIDICILETIIIVVLTFLIIVGNLTVIFVFHCAPLLHHYTTSYFIRTMAYADLFVGVSCLVPTLSLLHYSTGVHESLTCQVFGYVISVLKSVSMACLAFISVDRYLAITKPLSYNQLVTPCRLRICIVLIWLYSCLIFLPSFFGWGKPGYHGDIFKWCATSWLTNAYFTGFIVCLLYAPAAFIICFTYFHIFKICRQHTKEINDRRARFPADEVDADAETGHSPDRRYAMVLFRITSVFYVLWLPYIIYFMLESSRVLENTALSFLTTWLAISNSFCNCVIYSLSNSVFRLGLWRLSETVCSSCIRKKDSIVQDPVLRKRANSCSI, from the coding sequence ATGCAAGCCATGAACCAGTCCATGTGGGTTGAGTGGAAGACTCTGAATACCAGCAATGGCATTGTGAATGTATCTGACCACCACTCCTGCCCATTTGGATTTGGACACAACAGCACCATTGACATCTGCATCCTCGAGACGATCATTATTGTCGTGCTAACCTTTTTAATTATTGTGGGTAACTTAACAGTGATTTTTGTCTTTCATTGTGCGCCACTGTTACATCATTATACCACCAGCTATTTTATCCGGACTATGGCATACGCTGATCTCTTTGTTGGGGTCAGCTGCTTGGTTCCGACCTTATCATTGCTTCACTACTCTACAGGTGTCCACGAGTCCTTGACTTGTCAAGTTTTTGGCTATGTCATCTCTGTGCTGAAGAGTGTTTCCATGGCCTGCCTTGCTTTCATTAGCGTAGATCGCTACCTTGCTATTACGAAACCACTCTCCTACAACCAGTTGGTCACCCCTTGCCGGCTAAGAATCTGCATCGTTTTGATTTGGCTGTACTCCTGCCTGATCTTCTTGCCTTCCTTTTTTGGCTGGGGCAAGCCAGGTTATCATGGAGACATTTTTAAATGGTGTGCAACCTCGTGGCTCACTAATGCCTATTTCACTGGTTTTATCGTATGCTTACTGTACGCTCCAGCTGCCTTCATAATCTGCTTTACCTACTTCCACATATTTAAAATCTGCCGGCAGCACACCAAAGAGATCAACGACAGGAGAGCTCGTTTCCCTGCAGATGAAGTGGATGCTGATGCTGAAACCGGACATAGCCCTGACCGTCGCTATGCTATGGTTTTATTTCGTATAACCAGTGTGTTTTATGTTCTCTGGCTCCCCTACATCATATACTTCATGCTAGAGAGCTCTAGGGTGCTAGAAAATACAGCCCTCTCTTTCCTAACAACGTGGCTTGCTATAAGCAATAGTTTTTGCAACTGTGTTATATATAGCCTCTCAAACAGTGTATTCAGGCTGGGACTTTGGAGGCTATCGGAGACAGTATGTTCGTCTTGTATACGTAAGAAAGACAGCATTGTTCAAGACCCAGTTCTTAGAAAACGGGCTAACTCTTGTTCCATCTGA